Proteins encoded together in one Balearica regulorum gibbericeps isolate bBalReg1 chromosome 3, bBalReg1.pri, whole genome shotgun sequence window:
- the LOC142601164 gene encoding large ribosomal subunit protein mL38-like: protein MPNEDIDVSNLEALEKYRSFTRYFKLAEKERLLVWVCWVLAFFTYVIFSPLSEEPKTDISLLRDKLPRAKEIKERKKMLRENRQNAEMERAARLRTVLIPLGEVRAEWEKTSGPFHKQRVAEHCGIFRDLFKGATFTPWVTLRVEYSQEDEDLVPVYDGNMVTPSEASSPPAVSYEADEGSLWTLWLTNPDGHLRDANSEYLHWLVTNIPGNDIKSGKEICHYVPPFPAMGTGCHRFVFLLFKQDCPIDFSEDVGPVVTEIRE, encoded by the exons ATGCCCAACGAAGACATTGACGTCAGCAACTTGGAAGCGCTGGAAAAATACCGCAGTTTCACTCGCTACTTCAAGCTGGCGGAAAAGGAGA GGCTCTTGGTTTGGGTATGTTGGGTATTGGCGTTTTTTACATACGTGATTTTTTCACCCCTCTCTGAAGAGCCAAAGACAGACATCAGCTTACTGCGCGATAAGCTGCCACGGGCAAAGGaaatcaaggaaagaaaaaagatgctgaGAGAGAACCGCCAGAATGCCGAGATGGAAAGAGCAGCACGGCTCCGGACTG tgctgATCCCCCTTGGTGAAGTCAGAGCTGAGTGGGAGAAGACCAGCGGCCCATTCCACAAGCAGCGTGTGGCGGAGCACTGCGGGATATTTCGTGACTTGTTCAAGGGGGCCACGTTCACCCCCTGGGTTACCTTGAGGGTGGAGTACAGCCAAGAGGATGAAGACCTCGTGCCGGTCTACGATGGGAACATGGTGACTCCATCAGAG GCTTCCAGTCCCCCTGCAGTGTCATATGAGGCAGATGAAGGCTCTCTCTGGACTTTGTGGCTGACAAATCCAG ATGGGCATTTACGAGACGCGAACTCGGAGTACCTCCACTGGCTGGT GACGAACATCCCAGGCAACGACATCAAGTCGGGCAAGGAGATCTGTCATTACGtgccccccttccctgccatggGAACCGGCTGCCATCGCTTCgtctttctcctcttcaagCAAGACTGCCCCATAGATTTCAGCGAGGATGTTGGGCCcgttgtcaccgaaatccgggaataa